A genomic region of Haemorhous mexicanus isolate bHaeMex1 chromosome 14, bHaeMex1.pri, whole genome shotgun sequence contains the following coding sequences:
- the ZC3H12B gene encoding probable ribonuclease ZC3H12B codes for MTAWSMVGKLKMEKRHSREDRNVEQDAGECSAESEEWTSSESEPEQPYFRGSTQWREKEVSTKPHRPLCRSPCLDRPSFSQSSITQDLKLDECKTNLDKEYQAKMDFALKLGYAGDQIQAVLNKLGADALINDVLAELVRLGNKSESEGQSTASSTTGTLVSRGPCPKEIASPELSLEDEVVDNSDNLRPIVIDGSNVAMSHGNKEGFSCRGIQLAVDWFLEKGHKDITVFVPAWRKEQSRPDAPITDQEILRKLEKEKILVFTPSRRVQGRRVVCYDDRFIVKLAFDSDGIIVSNDNYRDLQNEKPEWKKFIEERLLMYSFVNDKFMPPDDPLGRHGPSLENFLRKRPVIPEHKKQPCPYGKKCTYGHKCKYYHPERANQPQRSVADELRISAKLSAVKTMSEGALAKCGTGPSSSKGEISSEVKRIAPKRQSDPSIRSVAVEPEEKLSAARKSEASSVPSLVSALSVPTLPPPKSHAAGALNTRSASSPVPGSSQFVHQKSSLEHMSSVQYPPILVTNSHGTSVSYIDQYPKYESLGDHGYYSLLSDFSNLSISSIRNSDYYGADMDQGMYSRNSSPCPDNCLSHTSNDSYSSYNDLYLGVADASPEDNVKSHRLPSKNRLQPFPHGYHEALNRGQSYGTEEPKQSLRKQSVSHLGLHAQHPVVGARSSCPGEYPVPQNVHPSTAQPSRALVMTRMDSISDSRLYESNPTRQRRPPLCREQHASWDPLPCASDSYTYHSYPLSNNLMQPCYEPVMVRSMPEKMEQLWRNPWIGICGEPREPHIIPEHQYQTYKNLCNIFPPSVVLSVMEKNPHMTDAQQLAAMIVAKLRTGR; via the exons ATGACGGCCTGGTCTATGGTAGGGAAGCTGAAAATGGAGAAGAGGCACTCCAGAGAAGACAGAAATGTGGAGCAAGACGCGGGGGAATGCAGTGCTGAATCTGAGGAATGGACGAGCTCAGAAAGTGAGCCTGAGCAACCATACTTCAGAGGCAGTACTCAGtggagagaaaaggaggtttCCACCAAACCCCATCGGCCGCTCTGCCGGTCCCCATGCCTGGATCGCCCAAGCTTTTCACAGAGCAGTATCACACAAGACTTGAAGCTAGATGAATGCAAAACAAATTTGGACAAGGAATACCAAGCTAAAATGGATTTTGCTTTAAAGCTTGGGTATGCAGGAGATCAGATCCAGGCTGTACTGAATAAGTTGGGAGCGGATGCGCTCATCAATGATGTTCTAGCAGAGCTTGTGAGACTTGGCAACAAAAGTGAATCAGAGGGacaaagcactgccagcagtACCACTGGTACTCTGGTGTCAAGAGGCCCTTGCCCAAAGGAAATAGCAAGCCCTGAATTGTCACTGGAAGATGAAGTGGTGGATAACAGTGATAACTTGAGGCCAATTGTCATTGATGGAAGCAATGTCGCTATGAg CCATGGGAACAAAGAAGGATTTTCCTGCCGGGGAATTCAACTAGCAGTTGACTGGTTTCTGGAAAAAGGACATAAAGATATCACTGTGTTTGTACCTGCATGGAGAAAAGAACAGTCTCGACCTGATGCACCAATTACAG atCAAGAAATATTACGTAaattggagaaagaaaaaattcttgttttcaCCCCGTCTCGAAGAGTTCAGGGAAGAAGAGTAGTTTGCTATGATGATCGATTCATAGTAAAACTTGCTTTCGACTCAGATGGCATCATTGTGTCAAATGATAACTATCGGGATCTTCAGAATGAAAAACCAGAGTGGAAGAAGTTCATAGAGGAGCGGCTGCTAATGTATTCTTTTGTGAATGACAA aTTTATGCCTCCAGATGATCCTTTGGGACGTCATGGTCCAAGCCTTGAAAATTTCTTGAGAAAAAGGCCAGTTATTCCTGAACATAAGAAACAACCGTGTCCTTATG GTAAAAAGTGCACCTATGGGCACAAATGTAAATATTACCACCCAGAACGTGCAAACCAGCCTCAAAGGTCAGTAGCGGATGAGCTTCGAATAAGTGCCAAATTATCAGCTGTGAAAACTATGAGTGAGGGAGCCTTGGCCAAATGTGGCACAGGGCCATCCAGCTCCAAAGGAGAAATCAGTTCTGAAGTGAAACGCATTGCCCCAAAACGTCAGTCAGATCCAAGCATTAGGTCAGTAGCTGTGGAGCCTGAGGAAAAGTTATCAGCAGCCCGGAAGTCCGAGGCCAGCTCTGTCCCGTCTCTGGTTTCTGCATTAAGTGTACCAACGCTCCCTCCACCAAAAAGCCATGCAGCTGGTGCATTAAATACTCGTTCTGCAAGCAGTCCGGTGCCAGGTTCCTCACAGTTCGTACATCAGAAATCCTCACTGGAACATATGTCCAGTGTGCAATATCCTCCTATACTAGTCACCAATAGCCATGGCACCTCAGTTAGCTATATTGACCAGTATCCCAAATATGAGTCACTGGGGGACCATGGCTATTACTCCTTACTCAGTGATTTCTCCAACTTAAGCATAAGTAGTATCCGTAACTCAGATTATTACGGGGCTGATATGGACCAGGGGATGTATTCTAGAAACTCAAGCCCCTGTCCTGACAATTGCTTAAGCCATACAAGTAATGATTCTTATTCCTCTTACAATGACTTGTATCTGGGTGTAGCAGATGCCAGTCCAGAAGACAATGTGAAGAGCCACAGACTGCCATCGAAAAATCGtcttcagcctttccctcatgGTTACCATGAAGCCTTAAATAGAGGTCAGAGTTACGGAACTGAAGAGCCTAAGCAATCCCTTCGCAAACAGTCAGTTTCCCACTTAGGCCTACATGCCCAGCATCCAGTTGTTGGAGCACGGTCCAGTTGTCCAGGAGAATACCCTGTGCCTCAAAATGTTCATCCATCAACTGCACAACCAAGCCGTGCCTTGGTGATGACAAGAATGGACAGCATTTCTGACTCTCGGCTTTATGAGAGTAACCCCACGAGGCAGAGACGGCCACCTCTGTGTCGGGAGCAGCACGCCAGCTGGGATCCATTGCCCTGTGCATCAGACTCCTACACTTACCACTCCTATCCGCTGAGTAACAACCTCATGCAGCCATGTTATGAACCTGTCATGGTAAGAAGCATGCCTGAAAAGATGGAACAGCTCTGGAGAAATCCCTGGATTGGGATATGTGGTGAGCCACGGGAACCTCATATCATCCCAGAACATCAGTATCAAACATACAAGAACCTCTGCAATATTTTCCCTCCAAGCGTTGTCCTTTCTGTGATGGAGAAGAATCCCCACATGACAGATGCACAACAGCTGGCAGCTATGATTGTTGCCAAATTAAGAACAGGGCGTTAG